DNA from Gadus chalcogrammus isolate NIFS_2021 chromosome 11, NIFS_Gcha_1.0, whole genome shotgun sequence:
gaaggggcgtgacttcgccactctattagCCCCACattagtctggctgaacggaagtggacagcgtctattgcctagcgtcggatttggccgcgactcctccccttccggttgctggcgttcccgtattgtgctccccctcaaactcggaaactaggcagtatggcgagttttgaagaggactttgacggcgctgtaaagttggcatgtttggctctttccgtcgaaaattgcaaagaactgcaaaagatttgcttacagcatttgctgaggaagaaagatgttctattttgcatggacaccgctgctgcttaccgggcttagccccgccctagatgattgtgattggtttaaagaaataaaaacaggcccgcccagtttccccacggatagacggctcgaggtagcgtggctccagaccattctacttgctgtagtttggtctggctttgcgagactagccccacatagccactaggaagcaggatcgaacatataagctgcaataactactccagccacagatggcagcacctttggacaggtgaggagggcggagccattacgtcacacaagccacgcctacttcacataggccactcCCACTTGATACTAACCAGCGCGGGAATGAGATTGGAGGGGAGAGAATCTTAGCCAGACCCGCAGAGAGCCTCGGGCCTAATCCCCGGGGCTTGAAGTAGCTCTACGGTATTTTCTCTCCACGCGTGTTGGATACAATTCCCCCCCTGTCGCTTCATAGtcaccataccgaaatacttcaacaaataaagtgagttaaaagcgacccggATTGGAatactttcttcaagaacgaGACAAcagtactgtatatactgtacttaACTGTATGTACCAGTAAAGTACAAGTACTTCCCCCCCTGTCACTTCATAGtcaccataccgaaatacttcaAAAATAAAGTGAATTAAAAGCGACCCGGATTGGACTACGTTCTTCAAGAACGCGACAAcagtactgtatatactgtactttactgtataTACCAGTGAAGTacaagtacttttttttttttaaatcatttctcactgaaatacaaattgaaaggcagaatagtctgtagtgcagcataaaaacagcaaaaagcaatgatcttcacagagcgaagatcatgcactcacCGAACCTCCCCCCGCCCTCCGTCTGTCACGGCATGTGCATAATAGCGTCACTCAGAAAATAgccaatacatttttttgtttaccggaacagcgatttggaatgagaaaatggcttgctcgaaaataaggaaagttgaccccgaaaaaatacattttaaagatgaatggactgaccaatacTTGTCCATTCTCCCGCAAGGCAGtacaaaacctttgttgtgtcttttatgcGTTGAAACCGTTGCGCTGTTAAAAAGCGGGAATATTAAGCGGcattacgaatccaaacacagatccttcgaggataagtatccccagaagtcagaagtaagagcgtggaaaatatccgagctgaaagctcagtatgagaggtctacgcgtgtcttcacacactcatttacaggccagcaatgtgcaaatgaatgctcacttaagattgcatggattttggggcaacataaaacaattcagtgacacgactgttgtgaaTGAGTGCTtgccgagacgttacttgaaggtaaacaaaggaatgaattgtgtgaaaaaataaagcaaatcccaatgtgagctgcaacgacaaccagaaaatccgaaatgttatcagacgcactgtcacagcttcatgcggctgtgccccatccttagccattgatgagtcttcagatgtaacggataatgcccagcttttggtttatgtgtgattgtttcatcaagacaagaaagagatctgtgaggacctgaggggtattccacaaagccggttttatcacataaccgggtaagttaacccagggtttgcggtaaccctaatttttccgttccaaaaggatcacggtatgttagttgctatagaaacatatgctctgaatcaaacctggtcggagcaggttttgcgcaggttaagtttgaaacataacccggttttgggtatgtaaaccggcgttcaccgcagatttcatgtgttcacaatggcatgcccttttgattagagaactgctgatatcggagcgcaaatttATACGtacaatccaccgggagcgattgataagaccacggctcaaaatcttggcatatcggatgactttttgctggtgtggagagatatagattctcgcgcaaatcttttaAGACAGtcgccagatccagtctgccgactgtctgccttttcacgattggcttaaaaaaatggcttatttaaatgtataccactacgatggtgggaaaagcttaccagtttgtatgttttttatacttcatttttatacctGATCCACTggccgcttggaagcaatcggagtacatattttttgaGAAGAAAGaggtggtaggatctttaagaatgcttaactgggatatttttatattcatggctcaaatattaaggatcatgcttttgacgtgtaactaacacatttacgcggtcagcgatccgctgccaggctttggttctccaggttgcagaggctttagcgttcccttttcttgtgataatgtcccatctcctcgtcatagctctccaggagaacctggagttccatttcattgaaataagcggcccgtttcgccatatcgatcagggtttccatgatccatacaaaacgtctttttaggtttggcgtggacgcgcacaaccctgtgttaaccaaccccgagttgattgaactaatgcataaccgctgctgtggaaccgaaaactctgggttggtcggcacagggtcaatcaacctagagttcagtcTTAACtctgtttgttaaacctccgttcgtggaacacccctctgttgggtctaacaccacttgagacactgttttgcttacttgaaatgaaggcctaatgctctttttgtgtttatttgaaatgtaggtcTGGTGTAGGctacctgttttgcttacttgaaatgtaggcctaaggcactttgtgttttatttgaagtgtaggcctaatgtacctgttttgtttactttgtcttactagtttttcatggttaaaagtaagctatttggaaattgaaaataaatacatctgaaattataaggtaatatgctgtgttgattgtatttgacaaaagaaggctattaggacgtggtaggttcggacctttcttggaaggaatttttggtaactggaccttgttcaattttaattgaagacccctggtATATACCATATATAAagtactgaaacatctcaatgtagGTAATCACAGTATGTCACAAAACTACCACTTTCGTTCAAAAAGGAGCATTAGCCACTctgcaatacagtacatgtgataTGGTAGAGTATGCCCTGTTCTTTTGGAAAAAAGTCTGCCgagtcaggatcgctttaactcactttatttgatAATGTTTTTGACTAGTCTCTATGAAGCAAAATGATGGGAATTGTATGGGCACGCGTGGAGATACACtaaggccaatttccactgGAATCGGCACGGAAGCGGCACGGCAGCGAATCGCTCGccgaaaataatagaaaccatTAAAGTGAACGTAGGCTATTCCACTGGATACGGCACCGGCACGGCACGGAACCGTCCCCAAACCGGCACTTCGTTTACGATACTTGCCTCTTCTATTTCATAAAGTTGCCGGTTCGCTGCCGTGTCTCAGAACACgactacagccaatcagtttgccTTTGCGCTCACATCGATCCTTATGCAATTCACAGGgtattgtaatattatacagtctatctatggtatggtatcaatagctaatcagtggcaaagaagaattgaaagtccgcgtcgatgcctcgcaagtccagtgtcgcgagtggacgttgccatgacatctacaaatcataggtctaccgtatttaatgggtaaTGTGTATGGTCGATTAtaaggtaggcctatgtatatgtatatatgtatatatatatatatatatatatatatatatatatatatatatatatatatatatatatatatatatatatgtatatatatatatatatatatatgtatatatatatatatatatatgtatatatatatatatatatatgtatatatatatatatatatatatgtatatatatatatatatatatatatatatatatatatatatatatatatatatatatatatatatatattataatgtatattataatatatatggtttgaatataacttgtgaataatattgtatgaatacttattataattatgcacgTCTTGAGCCATCTGTCGGAACGTGTCCGTGCCGCTTCCAGTGGGGATTGCAGTACGGAACACAGCCGCTTCGCTGCCGTGCCGATAGGGCATCAGAACCTgcgttacctggagcgttctagccccctgggctatgtgttgagacttatctactgggcaggcgtggactcagttatgtgctctgattggctaagcatggtgctgaactcccgccccCCTGGATACCCTTATGTGTCTTAATGCTGTCCCTTgcggctatgtgttggcattgtCACTTTttttgtggctatgtgcgggaattacacttgttCTTGTGGCCTTGAGCGTCTGGGTCTCTCGAATATCTTGACTGCTCGTATCTCTACaattgacacatgatgaatggcctcCTTTAAGAgctggacgcctccctaggctcAGCATGGGAAAGAAGCCTCTTTTAATTGGCAAGGGCATATGTGAccttggtatgaatgtgtgaattatgttacaagTACTGCAAATACTCTAGATACAGTCTGAGTAAAGTAGAAAGTAGAGAGTTGAAGACATACCTGTTTTCCAGTCGGAATGTCCTTATTATGGATGAAACTGTGAAACGGCTGAGATTAGGGTGGACTCTGCCCAGCTTCCCTCATAGTCAGACCATGGTTTATGACATGGTCCACCAAAGTGGCTCTTATGTCATCGGAAATAACTTTCCGTGCACGGCctcttccaccacgtcctcctctgtctctgtcctcctctacctctgcctcttgctctacCTGCATCCATGCTTGCAAAGTTCTTAAAATGGCTTACTGTAACTGaggcctttttgtagctggctgattggtgttcagttttggaagaaagtgttttCAGGTGTGTATGTTAGTATTTTCAATGAACCAATGtgtttaggattttgaatagatgtgttttcccaatggtacaCTGGGCATTTTTgaattaagtgtcttatgtataAAACaatgtgtagtgtgcaggagcaagtgtgttgcagaaaggagcaagtgtgttgcacaattgGGTGCCCGCTTTGCCCAACCTGCTGGACGATGCGAGTGAGCAGTGTCAAGTCAGTTCTTGCGAACTATGAGAGCCTGGCGAGTTACTTCCATGATTTCTCAGAAATgtctaactgtacgtccacaccaggaggaCGTGCAGAAAaattcgctgcgaatttttctgttcgctttggtcgctgaagtcgctcatgacgtacaattcaattatgcagacgcatttaaaggagccgtttgcgtttagtaggccctacagacagccaaatcaaatagtgaactctcccatacacctttgcaatattgccgagacggttttgcttgttcgataaagtgcttcgacaacaagtaggacagtgattccccccaatataaaaaaaaaatcctaaaatgtaggctaattacaaccgagaacaaaaaaccctgcgtgctgtagtagttaaaatatgtttcactgatctgcatctgcaaatcatgatctgcactcattcgtcgcactcaaaacaaatagacattggcgcacatggctaatttgcatacgtgcacaggactggttggctccgcaaggcaaataatggaacatatctatctatctgggtctatctatctatcaacgcgtgtctagttttaatgtgatgtattgtgtgtatgtccagtcagacttgttctgtgtggtcttgtaggctactgtcctgtgtgggccgaaccacctaaatggattcccgacgatttgtgtcgtttggtattaataaagacttgactcggcgatctatctatctagactatttaattaacaattattcacctcaggctccgtgaatggtggggaatagagggataaaagacaagagatatatcccttgtcatttatccctcgtcttgtcgattagtttgtttatgtgacgctttcaaaaactttttggttttgtttaaagcatgctacacgtgattggttggttagattggtggcatggagagcaaatTNNNNNNNNNNNNNNNNNNNNNNNNNNNNNNNNNNNNNNNNNNNNNNNNNNNNNNNNNNNNNNNNNNNNNNNNNNNNNNNNNNNNNNNNNNNNNNNNNNNNgagtttccggtgaatcgaatggtgaacgagacgaacgaacgaacgaacgagagagacgaaccggttcggttcgttcgccctaaagactcgttcattcgaaccggttcgcgaacgaatgAGCCAACACTATTGCAGATTAGTTCCTAGCATAGCAATGTACCATATTTATACACAAAATTAATTAACTGTTCTCTCTGTTCTCAAACACAATTCATTATTTCACAGCATACAAGACCACATTGTGGCTACCTTTTAGAAGGAGCAGTTTAGTAACCACCGCCATGTAGTTGTCATACATGAGGGCTCCCTGGAGCCGTAGCGGCGCCACAGAGCCTGGAAGGTCTGCTCATCTACGGCCAGATCTGAAGGACACGTTTAGCACGGTTAGCATGCAACACAAGGGGCTGTACGGTAATACAGAACATCAGTTTATTACTAGTACATAAGCCCTACATCTTGTTTGCACGTTGGGTGTGTGTTCCTCTATTAAAAGCATGTGTTAAACTTACAATGAGTAAGAATCTGAAATTCCTACTCATACTCATTGGTAAGTTTACTGCAACCTGCAACCTGTATTATTAAAATAGTCTAATGACCTTTGGCTGCCAGAGTATTATTGAATTGGGCTGAAGAGATGAATCCTAGGTTGGCCTCGGAGCTCTCAGCGAACTCCTTCTTGGTGCCAAGTACATATTTGCTGAGGTTGGAATACTCCATATCAAGGTAGCCAGATTTATCTTTCTTTGGGTTGGTTAAAGCATGTGTACACCAATTcgattatacacacaaacacacaccgtctCTCACACATCCATGggtgcacaagcacacacacccacccacattctctctctctctctctcccttctctctctctctctctcctctctctctctctctctcgtacacacactgacagttCTCAGTCACTGGGAAATGAATCAGAGAGGAGGTAATATCATTCGACTTGTATGCATATGAATAGTATATAATAGGATCACATACTTAAACAGTTGTATTTCTATATCCTACCTCTGAACATAAAACATTGTATTCCGGCAAAGAAATATCATAATCATATATCTAAAAATGTACAGTTTGGAATGAAAACATGATACAATAAGTACTAAGTAGAAAGGTATTTATCTGCCTATAACTTAACAATAAATGTACATTCAAGGATACATCTTTGAAGGTCACCAGGAGGTGGGCTGTGTCGAGACTCAGAGCTGTAAGGAAGAACAGGGATTGTTATAGTGACCCCAGGAGGATTATGGGGGACTCTTTCCTGATGAGGGAAGAGAGAGCTCACACTGGCCACGTAGAGctgacccctcctcctccagcttggCCAGCACCTCCTCAGCATTCAGCCTCTGGTGGTAAAACACAGAGACTTCTGTTGAAGTTTgatagaacacacacatttgtgtttgCATACATTGTGGAATGTGGGTCAttaatggctggtttaagcagccttgCTTGGCCCGGGTCGGCTTGATTGGCCCCTGGGGCTGGGCGAGGCTGCACCCCTGTGGAGCATTAACTAATCAGGGCAAACGGgttaaacacagagagagagaggcagctcATGACCGTATTCACCACCCGCTCAGCAGTGTCTATCAGTGTCCTGGATGTAGGGCTCTGCTCCTCAACCTGAAAAAGAGAACGCAACCAGATTTAGACATCATTGAGGCCCATGGCTGTTTTTGTTAAAGCTCTACTGTTATTTTCTTAACGAGCACAACCCTGACAAAAGTATGCCGTCTTCAGCTGAACCTGACCAAACAGAGCTTTGGTCCAGACTCTTTATATGGTTACCTCCAAGGTGAAAAAAGTTTCCTAGCTCTATATTTGAGCTGAGAATCTTTCCCTAACCTCAAAAGGAATCTGGGGACCTGTCTCAGTTATAAGTACCTTTGGATGAAACTGTCTGCCTAATGACTCAATGCAAATGGATGGTTTACATCTACATCTATGCGGATGGTTGCGGTGCAGTCACCCCTTTGATTGAGCAATATGTTTACAGTAGTAGTTTAACACTTACGTAACCACAGGACTCCATAGTGAAATGTTCACACTGAAGTGTTATCGGCAATTGAAGGCCAAATTTCTTCATTAGCGGTGTGCAGCCGTCGCGTGCTAGCTCACAGGTAGATAGGCAGGGGGGCCGCGGCCGTCCGTCAACACACTCAGGGGTGTACACAGAGCACAGAAAGCTCCTCAGATGGGCAGAGCATTCAGTTTTGACCAAAGAATCGAATTGATGCATCTCCCGGCCTGCATCCTCCTGGGTGCTGTGGCCCAGAAGGTTTGGATACACTGTTTGATTATATGATACTTCCTTGCACATCGGAACATTGATGGCCTCACATGTTGGCTCTGGCTTTGGCCCTGGCTCTGCTCCCAGATCCACAGGCTgccagagagaaaaaaacattatagaacagaacaaacaaaggGTGCCATAAACACTTTTCAgggttctatttcattcctactgaccgccagaggcggtgctttagcactggatgttccatctcgcgcatgcgcaggtcgagtaattataccaaaaaagtcacctgtgacacctgggtgacccaAGAAAGTGtatatattccggagtcacccgaggATCTGTTCCTTCTATCTTCTCGCGGTAGCGTACtagcaggacacacaaacattgtttgttgtaagagataccatattagcttgtcgcaagtagccttgtaacccAAGGGTTGGTGCCTCGACTTGACTTCGTCCACCAAGGGCTGCGACTTGCAATTTGTTTGATTTCGGCAGGGGTGAGTAAAGTGTGTAGGCTACGCGTAGTCGACTATCCGTCGGCTAGCGCGGCAGCTGATTTCACCTTTCTACCCTTTGCTTTAATTTGCTTAGAGCATTAATTGGCGGCTAGTTTTCATGTCGCTGTGTTATTCTTTAGGTCTTGCACCGTTTCTCGTGTCCGTTCGCCTAAGCCCGGTTGCTCATTTGTATGCGCCGGTGGGGTCCAAGCCGCCgtcactgtatttattttgccAGTTGCGCTCTTTGATTTAATCGCCAGTGAGTGGCTTGGGTTTCCAAAAGCCGTCACTGTATTTTCCTGGCGCCGTCACTCTATTGTCGGGCGCATTATTGCTCGGGTGCTCTTGCCTGTAGCTTGATTGTCTAGCCTGCGCTGATTGCTCTCCGGTTGGCTGCTTGGATTaccaaggctcgccgtcactgtgttgttgccggggtgtcgcgtcgttgctcgggtgctctcgcctaaagctcgattgcctagcctgtgttaatttgctctccagtgggctgcttgggtttccaaggcttgccgtcactgttattgtcggggtgtcgcgtcgctcgggtgctctcgcctgtagcttgccgtcactgttattgtcggggtgtcacgtcgttgctcgggtgctctcgcctaaagctcgattgcctagcctactGATTAATTTGCTTGCAATTAATTTGCCGACATGCTAAGCGCCCATAGTTGTGTCGCCTGCATGGcctccctgcaggtggaggatggcCCTGACCAGTGCCCTGCGTGTCTCGGGGTTGAACACCTCAGGGAAGCAGTGTCAGATAACCCGTGCATGAACTGTAGTTTCATGCCTCATGCACagaggctagctaggttggccTAGGTGGAGGGCAGACCAGGGTTGCCCCCTTCGGGTCTTGGTCCTAGTGGCACCAGGCGCCGTGCCTCGGCAGCTGGGGGACCCCCCGGGAAGTCCCGTAAGGTCGAAAACTTGGGGAACCAAGTGGATAAGCTCTCGGATGAGGTTGCTCAGATTAAAGCCCTCCTACAGAACCTCCAACCAGCTCAGGGTGTACCAGCCGCGGCCCCTGCGGCTGCGCAACCCACTTATACAGAGGATGACATGCTGTCTACAGCTGCGTCCTGTAGCCTCtttgcagaggaggaagagcaagcgTCCCTTGCCTCTCAGGCGTTCTCTCAAGGGTCTCTGGGCGGCTTGGCTAGAGGGTCAGTGTCCGGCTGCGACACTGTTAGACCAGCCGTGCGAATGGCCCTGGCAAGACTGGGGTTGGATGAAGCTCCTGTTTCATCTGCACCTGTGAACGCCTTTTTTCCACAGGCCGCTCAACCTTCCGTTTTCTCTTTGCCCCCCTCTGAGCCGTACATCGCAGAGCTTCATAGATGCTGGCCAGATTCAAGGGCTCTCTCCCATCACACTAGTGATAGCAGAGGTCTGGCAACTATGGCCAATGCTGATTCTTATGGCTTGGACCGGTTAGCTCCGATTGAGCCTGCTATAGCGTCCCTGGTTGTCTCTCCGGACGAGGCTCTGAGAACCGATGCGCGCTGCCCTCGGCCCCAGTGCCGGattacagatgacctccttaccAGGAGTTACAACATTGCTGCCCGTGTGGGACGTCTTGGGAATTCGCTTTCTCACATCGTTCTGGCGCTGTCTCAGACTATACGTGGGTCAGACCCTCAGTGATGCTTCACTGCAAACTTTTGCTTACATGACTAGGGAGCTAGGCAGGTTAATGTAAACTGTTACGTTGGCGCGCCGCCAGGTTTGGCTGGCGCAGTCACCACTTTCTGAGGTGTGTCGACGGACCCTCCGTTCTTTTCCAGTGGTCCCAGGCCAGACATTTGGGCCAGCTGCTCTTCAGGCCCTGGAGCGAAGTGTACAGGTTGGCCAGGCTAGCCAGCAGTTTGCTAGCTTACGGCGTGCACCTCTGCTTCATTCTAGGCCGGGGGCCTCTGCGGTACCCCGTGTCTATAGCTCTCAACCACGTTCAGGTGGACAATCGAGGGGCCAGCACTTCTCAGCACGGGCTGACCAGCGCCGTAGCTCTGCGCCACGGGTGGCATTTCAGGCGCCAAGAGGTTTGGCGCCcagccgccgcccccccagggcccctaggggcagggggggtaggTACTGAAGTCCAAGGGCCGGTCGGACGCTTTTCTCAGCAGCACTTGAGCTACTGGCAAGAGCAGACCACAAACCCTTGGATAGTGTCCACGCTATCCAATGGGTACACACTAcaattccgacgccggcccccaacTTTCAGCGGGATCAAGGTTACCGTGGTCACCAATCCCGACAGATCCCTGGTCCTGATACAGGAAGTATCACCCTCCTTGGAAGGTGCTATCGAAGTAGTAGACCACAAGAACAGCTCGATGGGTTCTACTTCAACCTACTTTCTGGTACCTGAAGAAGGATGGCGTGGGTTTTGCCCCATTCTGGACTTGAGAGGGCTAAATCAGTTCCTCAAGTTCTTCCTTCACCATGCTGCGTGTTGCGGGACGTACTCCAGCTATCGACTCAGGGGTA
Protein-coding regions in this window:
- the LOC130391244 gene encoding uncharacterized protein LOC130391244 isoform X2; this translates as MFSVMVELWTILVLGLSSSVAASGEHCKPLKIDFCRNVSYNITCHNPRGMRMYMKDGGAELMKRLIDTHCSPYTAELMCRVVAPQGDPQTGDYTKPCRALCTRVQKDCEQVARERDIPWPPRIRCSGLPTINHRHTACVKPLDLGAETYPEPTCEAINIPMCKEESYNQTVYPNLLGHTNQEDAGLEIHTFYPLVRVECSAHLRSFLCSVYTPECVNRRPRPPCRATCELARAGCETLMNKFGFQWPESLRCEKFTMEKRDPVDLGAEPGPKPEPTCEAINVPMCKEVSYNQTVYPNLLGHSTQEDAGREMHQFDSLVKTECSAHLRSFLCSVYTPECVDGRPRPPCLSTCELARDGCTPLMKKFGLQLPITLQCEHFTMESCGYVEEQSPTSRTLIDTAERVRLNAEEVLAKLEEEGSALRGQSLSLDTAHLLVTFKDKDKSGYLDMEYSNLSKYVLGTKKEFAESSEANLGFISSAQFNNTLAAKDLAVDEQTFQALWRRYGSREPSCMTTTWRWLLNCSF
- the LOC130391244 gene encoding uncharacterized protein LOC130391244 isoform X1: MFSVMVELWTILVLGLSSSVAASGEHCKPLKIDFCRNVSYNITCHNPRGMRMYMKDGGAELMKRLIDTHCSPYTAELMCRVVAPQGDPQTGDYTKPCRALCTRVQKDCEQVARERDIPWPPRIRCSGLPTINHRHTACVKPLDLGAETYPEPTCEAINIPMCKEESYNQTVYPNLLGHTNQEDAGLEIHTFYPLVRVECSAHLRSFLCSVYTPECVNRRPRPPCRATCELARAGCETLMNKFGFQWPESLRCEKFTMEKRDPVDLGAEPGPKPEPTCEAINVPMCKEVSYNQTVYPNLLGHSTQEDAGREMHQFDSLVKTECSAHLRSFLCSVYTPECVDGRPRPPCLSTCELARDGCTPLMKKFGLQLPITLQCEHFTMESCGYVEEQSPTSRTLIDTAERVVNTRLNAEEVLAKLEEEGSALRGQSLSLDTAHLLVTFKDKDKSGYLDMEYSNLSKYVLGTKKEFAESSEANLGFISSAQFNNTLAAKDLAVDEQTFQALWRRYGSREPSCMTTTWRWLLNCSF